A section of the Streptomyces sp. V3I8 genome encodes:
- a CDS encoding glycosyltransferase, translating into MRICFVSRRYWPAVSGMSAYAENLLRSLTAVGHEVVLVSQYRGDRQGRAVYGGGPPPPERVPDGVRLVAMESLGEQAVGAGLPADFEADVAALSDTIAGLHASEPLDVLHAQYGYPPGLAVLDASDRLGVPAVVSIQGGDGHWVGTCCTTHRAAIRRVLRDTPALLIGSPSFRAEVAARHGVPAERFTVVPGATDTDRFRPVPGRRPGTAGDPPVLLYHGRIDVRKGVLDLLEAVGLLLAEGRRLRLLVSGAGPDLDRLRRRARRADLADAVEVLGPTGYHDAPEVYRRGDVFVSPTWAEGFSNTILEAMATGLPVVSTDTVGVVDCVRDGVNGLLVPPHDPHALAAAVGRMLDDTQLRHRLAETALRQVVARWSWPVAAARIGAVYEQVCAAWATKAAPTGTAPADGPEPAPVGGTGQAPAGGTEQAPVRGTGQTPADRTGTAPVDGTGRARHDATGLPGRGSGGSDGRVAEPGARPAAARIAVPAVHRTMGAAATVRTAEQVAEQVSAQITAGAAERTAPPPVDLSCRFRYEPHLL; encoded by the coding sequence ATGAGGATCTGCTTCGTCTCACGCCGCTACTGGCCGGCCGTGTCGGGCATGAGCGCCTACGCGGAGAACCTGCTGCGGTCCCTGACCGCGGTGGGACACGAGGTCGTCCTGGTGTCCCAGTACCGCGGCGACCGGCAGGGCCGCGCGGTCTACGGCGGCGGCCCTCCCCCGCCCGAACGGGTCCCCGACGGCGTGCGTCTGGTCGCGATGGAGTCCCTGGGCGAGCAGGCCGTCGGAGCCGGGCTGCCCGCGGACTTCGAGGCCGACGTGGCCGCGCTGTCCGACACGATCGCCGGCCTGCACGCGAGCGAACCGCTCGACGTGCTGCACGCGCAGTACGGATATCCGCCGGGGCTGGCCGTGCTGGACGCCTCCGACCGGCTCGGCGTCCCGGCCGTGGTCTCCATCCAGGGTGGCGACGGCCACTGGGTCGGCACCTGCTGCACCACCCACCGCGCGGCGATCCGCCGCGTGCTGCGGGACACCCCGGCCCTGCTGATCGGCTCGCCCTCCTTCCGGGCCGAGGTCGCCGCCCGCCACGGGGTGCCGGCCGAGCGCTTCACGGTGGTCCCCGGAGCCACCGACACCGACCGCTTCCGTCCTGTGCCCGGCCGCCGCCCGGGTACGGCCGGTGATCCGCCGGTGCTGCTGTACCACGGCCGGATCGACGTACGGAAGGGCGTGCTGGACCTGCTGGAGGCGGTAGGGCTGCTGCTCGCCGAGGGCAGGCGGCTGCGGCTGCTGGTCTCCGGTGCCGGACCCGACCTGGACCGGCTGCGGCGCCGGGCCCGGCGGGCCGACCTGGCCGACGCGGTGGAGGTACTGGGCCCGACCGGCTACCACGACGCCCCCGAGGTCTACCGCAGGGGCGACGTCTTCGTGAGCCCCACCTGGGCCGAGGGCTTCTCCAACACCATCCTGGAGGCGATGGCGACCGGGCTGCCGGTGGTGTCCACCGACACGGTCGGGGTGGTGGACTGCGTACGGGACGGCGTCAACGGGCTGCTGGTGCCGCCGCACGATCCGCACGCGCTGGCCGCGGCCGTCGGCCGGATGCTCGACGACACGCAGTTGCGGCACCGGCTGGCGGAGACCGCCCTGCGGCAGGTGGTGGCCCGGTGGTCCTGGCCGGTGGCCGCCGCGCGCATCGGCGCCGTGTACGAGCAGGTGTGCGCCGCATGGGCGACGAAGGCCGCCCCGACCGGGACGGCTCCGGCCGACGGACCCGAACCGGCTCCGGTCGGCGGGACAGGACAGGCTCCGGCCGGTGGAACCGAGCAGGCTCCGGTCCGCGGGACCGGGCAGACTCCGGCCGACCGGACCGGGACGGCTCCGGTTGACGGGACCGGGCGGGCTCGGCACGACGCAACCGGGCTGCCCGGTCGCGGGAGCGGCGGGTCCGACGGCCGGGTCGCGGAGCCCGGCGCGCGGCCGGCCGCGGCGCGGATCGCGGTGCCCGCCGTGCACCGGACCATGGGGGCCGCCGCCACGGTGCGAACCGCGGAACAGGTCGCCGAGCAGGTCTCGGCACAGATCACGGCGGGTGCCGCGGAGCGGACCGCGCCGCCCCCCGTGGACCTGTCCTGCCGGTTCCGCTACGAGCCCCACCTGCTGTGA
- a CDS encoding PIG-L deacetylase family protein has translation MNAPPPAPDVPTAVAVSPHLDDAVFSAGGILALLARAGWRVRVVTCFTASVDDPGPFALSTQLDKGLAADVDYMALRRAEDRAAQRALGTSAPVHLPLPEAPHRGYGSAPELFTPPHPDDPAGTELPRLLAPHLAAADLVLAPLGIGDHVDHLLTARAVAATVPYARVGRWRDVPYIARAAVRAADRDEAGAAAELTADIGAVLTAKTAAARCYATQLGFQFGGSGRTGEVLSAVARSEAARAGAPYVHGETLQAGETARRLLRAGLFAACRYGRYGRYERMERRIT, from the coding sequence GTGAACGCGCCCCCGCCCGCGCCGGACGTCCCCACCGCCGTGGCCGTCAGCCCGCACCTGGACGACGCGGTCTTCTCCGCAGGCGGGATCCTGGCGCTGCTGGCCCGGGCCGGCTGGCGGGTGCGGGTCGTCACCTGCTTCACCGCGTCGGTCGACGACCCCGGCCCCTTCGCCCTGTCGACCCAGCTCGACAAGGGACTTGCGGCCGACGTCGACTACATGGCGCTGCGCCGCGCCGAGGACCGCGCCGCCCAGCGGGCACTGGGCACGTCGGCCCCGGTGCACCTGCCGTTGCCCGAGGCCCCGCACCGCGGGTACGGCAGCGCGCCGGAACTGTTCACGCCCCCGCACCCCGACGACCCGGCCGGGACGGAGCTGCCGCGGCTGCTGGCCCCCCACCTGGCAGCGGCCGACCTGGTGCTCGCACCCCTGGGGATCGGGGACCACGTCGACCACCTGCTCACCGCCCGCGCCGTCGCCGCCACCGTGCCGTACGCGCGGGTCGGCCGGTGGCGCGACGTCCCCTACATCGCCCGGGCGGCGGTCCGGGCGGCGGACCGGGACGAGGCCGGAGCGGCGGCCGAGCTGACGGCCGACATCGGTGCCGTCCTGACGGCCAAGACCGCCGCGGCGAGGTGCTACGCCACCCAGCTCGGCTTCCAGTTCGGCGGCTCCGGACGGACCGGTGAGGTCCTGTCCGCCGTGGCCCGCTCGGAGGCCGCACGCGCGGGGGCGCCGTACGTCCACGGCGAGACGCTGCAAGCGGGAGAGACCGCCCGACGGCTGCTGCGGGCCGGCCTGTTCGCGGCATGCCGGTACGGCCGGTACGGCCGGTACGAGCGGATGGAGCGGCGTATCACGTAG
- the ppk2 gene encoding polyphosphate kinase 2 translates to MADKKAAAKLPRTPYERELLRLQTELVKLQEWVRAEGARLVVVFEGRDAAGKGGTIKRVAEHLNPRVARIAALPRPTERQSTQWYFQRYAEHLPAAGEIVLFDRSWYNRAGVEHVMGFCTKEEYQRFLRQCPVFERMLVEDGIVLRKYWFSVSDAVQQERFRRRLEDPVRRWKLSPMDLESITHWEAYSRAKDEMFVHTDIPEAPWFVVESDDKRRARLNMIAHLLGSLPYHDVPPPVLELPARPPSTGYERPPRELQTYVPDHAATL, encoded by the coding sequence ATGGCCGACAAGAAGGCGGCGGCGAAGTTGCCGCGCACACCGTACGAGCGCGAATTGCTGCGCCTGCAGACGGAGTTGGTGAAACTTCAGGAATGGGTACGGGCGGAGGGTGCCCGGCTCGTCGTCGTCTTCGAGGGGCGCGACGCCGCGGGCAAGGGCGGCACCATCAAGCGGGTCGCCGAGCACCTCAACCCGCGCGTCGCCCGGATCGCGGCCCTGCCCAGGCCCACCGAACGCCAGAGCACCCAGTGGTACTTCCAGCGCTACGCCGAACACCTCCCCGCGGCCGGCGAGATCGTGCTGTTCGACCGCAGCTGGTACAACCGGGCCGGTGTCGAGCACGTCATGGGCTTCTGCACGAAAGAGGAGTACCAGCGCTTCCTGCGCCAGTGCCCCGTCTTCGAGCGGATGCTGGTGGAGGACGGGATCGTGCTGCGCAAGTACTGGTTCTCGGTGAGTGACGCCGTGCAGCAGGAGCGGTTCCGGCGCCGGCTCGAGGATCCGGTGCGGCGCTGGAAACTCTCCCCGATGGACCTGGAGTCGATCACCCACTGGGAGGCGTACTCACGGGCCAAGGACGAGATGTTCGTCCACACGGACATTCCCGAGGCGCCGTGGTTCGTCGTCGAGAGCGACGACAAGCGGCGGGCCCGTCTCAACATGATCGCCCACCTGCTGGGTTCGCTCCCCTACCACGACGTACCGCCACCCGTGCTGGAGCTGCCGGCGCGCCCGCCCTCGACCGGCTACGAGCGGCCACCGCGCGAGCTGCAGACCTACGTACCCGACCACGCGGCAACCCTCTGA
- a CDS encoding MIP/aquaporin family protein — protein sequence MAERRIRSGMVGELSAEFAGTLILILFGCGVVAQVSAGGALTDPAGGLGDHDSISWAWGLGVTLGVYVAARLSGAHLNPAVTVALAAFKGFPWRKVAPYALAQTAGAFVAALLVRWNYSEALAKADPGHTLKTQGVFSTLPGNGNPALPVHEWGAFRDQVIGTAILLLLIMAITDLLNTPPGANLAPFVIGLVVVAIGMAWGTNAGYAINPARDFGPRLASFFTGYGGAWRDQYGNLYFWVPIIGPLIGGLLGAGLYKVFIGRFLPSAGTEPPGRVPAPED from the coding sequence ATGGCTGAGCGGCGCATTCGGTCCGGTATGGTCGGCGAGTTGTCGGCCGAGTTCGCGGGCACGCTGATTCTGATCCTCTTCGGCTGCGGTGTGGTGGCGCAGGTGTCCGCGGGTGGCGCCCTGACGGATCCGGCGGGCGGTCTCGGCGACCACGACAGCATCTCCTGGGCGTGGGGGCTGGGTGTCACCCTGGGTGTCTACGTGGCGGCGAGGCTGAGCGGCGCCCATCTCAATCCCGCGGTGACCGTCGCACTCGCCGCGTTCAAGGGATTCCCGTGGCGCAAGGTGGCCCCGTACGCACTGGCCCAGACGGCCGGCGCCTTCGTGGCCGCGCTCCTCGTCCGCTGGAACTACAGCGAGGCGCTGGCGAAGGCCGACCCGGGGCACACCCTCAAGACCCAGGGCGTGTTCTCCACGCTGCCGGGCAACGGCAACCCCGCTCTCCCGGTCCACGAGTGGGGCGCCTTCCGCGACCAGGTCATCGGCACGGCCATCCTGCTCCTGCTGATCATGGCCATCACGGACCTGCTGAACACACCGCCGGGCGCGAACCTGGCGCCGTTCGTCATCGGCCTGGTCGTGGTGGCCATCGGCATGGCCTGGGGGACGAACGCGGGGTACGCCATCAATCCGGCCCGGGACTTCGGACCGCGCCTGGCCAGCTTCTTCACCGGTTACGGCGGAGCGTGGCGGGACCAGTACGGGAACCTCTACTTCTGGGTGCCCATCATCGGCCCGCTGATCGGCGGCCTGCTCGGCGCGGGCCTGTACAAGGTCTTCATCGGCCGCTTCCTGCCCTCGGCGGGGACCGAGCCGCCGGGACGCGTGCCCGCACCGGAGGACTGA
- the glpK gene encoding glycerol kinase GlpK, which translates to MADFIGAVDQGTTSTRFMIFDHTGNEVAKHQLEHAQILPRSGWVEHDPVEIWERTNSVMQNALRYGGLSAADLHAIGITNQRETTVVWDPRDGRPYYNAIVWQDTRTDAIAAALERSGRGDVIRRKAGLPPATYFSAGKVQWILENVDGVREAAERGHALFGNTDAWVLWNLTGGPDGGIHATDVTNASRTMLMDLETLDWDDELLGFFGIPRAMLPAIKPSSHAQAYGVTRTSRPLRAAVPIGGVLGDQQAATVGQVCFAPGEAKNTYGTGNFLLLNTGTELVRSQHGLLTTVAYKFGDEPVVYALEGSIAVTGSAVQWLRDQMRIIKTAAESEELARTVEDNGGMYFVPAFSGLFAPYWRSDARGAIVGLARYNDNAHLARATLEAICYQSRDVVEAMEQDSGVHLDVLKVDGGVTANDLCMQIQADVLGVPVSRPVVAETTALGAAYAAGLATGFWQDTDELRTHWQESKRWQPQWSEERRAEGYAGWKRAVERTLEWVKVP; encoded by the coding sequence ATGGCGGACTTCATCGGCGCGGTGGACCAGGGCACCACCAGCACCCGATTCATGATCTTCGACCACACCGGCAACGAGGTGGCCAAGCACCAGCTGGAGCACGCCCAGATCCTGCCGCGCTCGGGCTGGGTGGAGCACGACCCGGTGGAGATCTGGGAACGCACCAACTCGGTGATGCAGAACGCCCTGCGCTACGGCGGCCTGTCGGCGGCCGACCTGCACGCGATCGGCATCACCAACCAGCGCGAGACCACGGTCGTCTGGGACCCGCGCGACGGCCGCCCGTACTACAACGCCATCGTGTGGCAGGACACCCGTACCGACGCGATCGCCGCGGCCCTGGAACGCTCGGGCCGCGGTGACGTCATCCGCCGCAAGGCCGGGCTGCCACCGGCCACGTACTTCTCCGCGGGCAAGGTCCAGTGGATCCTGGAGAACGTCGACGGGGTGCGCGAGGCCGCGGAGCGGGGCCACGCCCTGTTCGGCAACACGGACGCCTGGGTCCTGTGGAACCTCACGGGCGGCCCGGACGGCGGCATCCACGCCACCGACGTGACCAACGCCAGCCGCACCATGCTGATGGACCTGGAGACCCTCGACTGGGACGACGAGCTGCTGGGCTTCTTCGGCATCCCCCGGGCCATGCTGCCGGCCATCAAACCCTCGTCGCACGCGCAGGCGTACGGCGTCACCCGCACCTCGCGGCCGCTGCGCGCCGCCGTCCCCATCGGGGGCGTGCTCGGCGACCAGCAGGCGGCGACCGTCGGACAGGTCTGCTTCGCGCCCGGTGAGGCCAAGAACACCTACGGCACGGGCAACTTCCTCCTGCTCAACACCGGTACCGAGTTGGTCCGCTCGCAGCACGGTCTGCTCACCACGGTGGCGTACAAGTTCGGCGACGAGCCCGTGGTGTACGCGCTCGAGGGGTCCATCGCGGTGACCGGTTCGGCCGTGCAGTGGCTGCGCGACCAGATGAGGATCATCAAGACCGCCGCCGAGAGCGAGGAGCTGGCCCGTACCGTCGAGGACAACGGCGGCATGTACTTCGTCCCGGCCTTCTCCGGGCTGTTCGCGCCGTACTGGCGCTCCGACGCCCGCGGGGCGATCGTCGGGCTGGCCCGCTACAACGACAACGCGCACCTGGCGCGGGCGACCCTGGAAGCCATCTGCTACCAGAGCCGTGACGTCGTGGAGGCCATGGAACAGGACTCCGGGGTCCACCTCGACGTGCTCAAGGTCGACGGCGGAGTCACCGCCAACGACCTCTGCATGCAGATCCAGGCCGACGTCCTGGGCGTCCCCGTGAGCCGTCCCGTGGTCGCCGAGACGACCGCGCTCGGGGCCGCCTACGCGGCGGGGCTGGCCACCGGCTTCTGGCAGGACACCGACGAACTGCGCACGCACTGGCAGGAGTCGAAGCGCTGGCAGCCCCAATGGTCCGAGGAGCGACGGGCGGAGGGCTACGCCGGCTGGAAGAGAGCCGTGGAACGTACGCTGGAATGGGTCAAGGTTCCGTAA
- a CDS encoding TetR/AcrR family transcriptional regulator, which translates to MTTATRRTQKQRREEAEAALLGAAAELVDEQGVRALTLARVGERAGYSRGLVTHYFGSKQTLIERLAHAAQAGFVPGLDGLPPGLDRLLRLIDGYVAGLGRMGLLNRVFLKLWTEAATAPELAQVFRRRTEAFHDDLCEDLTAGIADGTIRADVTPRLTAIALVAQLRGIGMQRLVDPERVDTELLRSQVTGHWSRALTRT; encoded by the coding sequence ATGACCACCGCCACCCGCCGTACGCAGAAGCAGCGCCGTGAAGAGGCCGAAGCGGCGCTGCTCGGTGCCGCCGCCGAACTGGTCGACGAGCAGGGGGTACGCGCACTGACGCTGGCCCGGGTGGGGGAGCGGGCCGGCTACAGCCGCGGGCTCGTGACGCACTACTTCGGGTCGAAGCAGACCTTGATCGAACGCCTGGCGCACGCGGCCCAGGCCGGATTCGTGCCCGGACTGGACGGCCTGCCCCCGGGGCTGGACCGGCTCCTGCGGCTGATCGACGGTTACGTCGCGGGACTGGGCCGTATGGGACTGCTGAACAGGGTCTTCCTCAAACTGTGGACCGAGGCCGCCACGGCGCCCGAACTGGCCCAGGTCTTCCGCCGGCGCACCGAGGCGTTCCACGACGACCTGTGCGAGGACCTCACTGCCGGAATCGCCGACGGCACGATCCGCGCCGACGTGACACCCCGCCTGACCGCGATCGCCCTCGTCGCGCAGCTCCGCGGGATCGGCATGCAGCGGCTGGTGGATCCCGAGCGCGTCGACACGGAACTGCTGCGGAGCCAGGTCACCGGGCACTGGTCCCGGGCGCTGACGCGGACCTGA
- a CDS encoding TetR/AcrR family transcriptional regulator, producing MRPSGRAPRSDARENRARIIEAGRAVFAGDRSASLQAVAKAAGVGQGTMYRHFPDREALLLAVYEEELAALVAAAARLLSGHEPLEALRLWFERLAADADGAHGASLAVDAATRPGRHHPPLVAALELLLRAGKEARQVRPDAAADEVMLLGSCLWRNDGGPACPERGRRMLTVIIDGLRAGAHR from the coding sequence ATGCGACCCTCTGGACGTGCTCCCCGATCGGACGCCCGGGAGAACCGCGCCCGCATCATCGAGGCCGGACGCGCCGTCTTCGCCGGCGACCGCTCGGCGAGCCTGCAGGCCGTCGCGAAGGCGGCCGGTGTCGGCCAGGGAACGATGTACCGGCACTTCCCCGACCGCGAGGCCCTGCTCCTGGCCGTCTACGAGGAGGAGCTGGCGGCGCTCGTCGCCGCCGCCGCGCGCCTGTTGTCGGGGCACGAGCCGCTGGAGGCGCTCCGGCTCTGGTTCGAGCGCCTCGCCGCGGACGCGGACGGCGCGCACGGAGCGTCCCTGGCCGTGGACGCCGCCACCCGTCCCGGCCGCCACCACCCGCCGCTCGTCGCCGCGTTGGAGCTGCTGCTCCGCGCGGGGAAGGAGGCACGGCAGGTGCGGCCGGACGCCGCGGCGGACGAGGTCATGCTCCTGGGGTCCTGCCTGTGGAGGAACGACGGCGGACCCGCGTGCCCGGAACGCGGCCGCCGTATGCTCACCGTCATCATCGACGGCCTGCGCGCCGGGGCACACCGCTGA
- a CDS encoding GH1 family beta-glucosidase → MTTVTRRVAPAPENTTAVRFPPGFTWGTATAAYQIEGAAREDGRTPSIWDTYSHTPGRVRNGDTGDVATDHYHRWREDVEIMADLGVSAYRFSLSWPRVQPTGRGPAVQKGLDFYRALTDALLEKGIEPVVTLYHWDLPQDLEDAGGWPERVTTDRFADYATLAARALGDRVKTWTTLNEPWCSAFLGYGSGVHAPGRTDPVAALRAAHHLNLAHGKAVQALRAELPSYARASITLNIHHVRALTEAAEDLDAARRIDALANRVFTGPQLEGAYPQDLIEDTAGLTDWSFVQDGDVATIHQPLDFLGVNYYTPTVVSAATDGASHGSDGHGASEHSPWPGADHVAFHRPEGSTTAMGWAVDPSGLYDLLTRLKADFPAMPLMITENGAAFDDYVNPEGEVADPDRIAYLRGHLAAVQRAIVAGVDVRGYFLWSLLDNFEWGYGYSKRFGAVYVDYPTGRRIPKASARWYAGVARTGTLPDGGAEQR, encoded by the coding sequence GTGACCACCGTTACCCGACGCGTCGCGCCCGCCCCGGAAAACACCACCGCCGTCCGTTTCCCGCCGGGGTTCACCTGGGGCACGGCGACCGCCGCGTACCAGATCGAGGGCGCCGCCCGCGAGGACGGCCGCACCCCCTCGATCTGGGACACCTACTCGCACACACCCGGCAGGGTGCGCAACGGCGACACCGGAGACGTGGCCACCGACCACTACCACCGCTGGCGCGAGGACGTCGAGATCATGGCGGACCTCGGGGTGAGCGCCTACCGGTTCTCGCTGTCGTGGCCGCGGGTGCAGCCGACCGGCCGCGGCCCGGCCGTCCAGAAGGGGCTCGACTTCTACCGGGCCCTCACCGACGCACTGCTGGAGAAGGGCATCGAACCGGTCGTCACGCTCTACCACTGGGACCTGCCCCAGGACCTGGAGGACGCGGGCGGCTGGCCGGAGCGCGTCACCACCGACCGGTTCGCCGACTACGCGACGCTGGCGGCCCGCGCGCTGGGGGACCGGGTGAAGACCTGGACCACCCTCAACGAGCCCTGGTGCAGCGCCTTTCTCGGATACGGCTCCGGTGTGCACGCCCCCGGCCGCACCGACCCGGTGGCGGCCCTGCGCGCGGCGCACCACCTCAACCTCGCCCACGGCAAGGCCGTTCAGGCGCTGCGGGCCGAACTGCCCTCCTACGCCCGGGCGTCCATCACGCTCAACATCCACCACGTCCGCGCGCTGACCGAGGCGGCCGAGGACCTGGACGCGGCGCGCCGGATCGACGCGCTGGCCAACCGCGTCTTCACCGGTCCGCAGCTGGAGGGCGCGTACCCGCAGGACCTCATCGAGGACACGGCCGGCCTGACCGACTGGTCCTTCGTGCAGGACGGCGACGTCGCCACGATCCACCAGCCGCTGGACTTCCTGGGCGTCAACTACTACACGCCCACCGTCGTCTCGGCCGCCACCGACGGGGCGAGCCACGGCTCCGACGGCCACGGGGCCAGCGAGCACAGCCCCTGGCCGGGCGCCGACCACGTCGCCTTCCACCGTCCCGAGGGCAGCACCACCGCGATGGGCTGGGCGGTCGATCCCAGCGGTCTGTACGACCTGCTGACGCGGCTGAAGGCGGACTTCCCCGCGATGCCCCTGATGATCACCGAGAACGGGGCCGCCTTCGACGACTACGTCAACCCGGAGGGCGAGGTGGCCGACCCGGACCGCATCGCCTATCTGCGGGGTCACCTGGCGGCCGTGCAGCGGGCGATCGTGGCCGGCGTCGACGTGCGGGGCTACTTCCTGTGGTCCCTGCTGGACAACTTCGAGTGGGGCTACGGCTACAGCAAGCGCTTCGGCGCCGTCTACGTCGACTACCCGACCGGCCGGCGCATCCCCAAGGCCAGCGCACGGTGGTACGCGGGCGTGGCCCGCACCGGCACGCTCCCGGACGGGGGCGCCGAGCAGCGGTGA
- a CDS encoding carbohydrate ABC transporter permease — MTTDSIPVRTADARPGTAQKKPGKGTAPRGRNRMLFRHPGAGRQHHAGPVAYILLGIAALFSLFPLYWTMVAASTDNTRVTQTPPPFLPGPHLLDNLGKAWQDAALGKAMLNSLIVAGVIALSTVLFATLAGFAFAKLRFKGRNVLLMLVIGTMLVPPQLGVVPLFMMMTELGWGQKLPAVIFPTLVSAVGVFFMRQYLTEALPDELIEAGRVDGAHSLRIFWSIVLPIARPPMAVLFMITFVHAWNDFFWPFIVLDMTNPTVPVALTQLSAGYVRDQSLIMAGALLGTLPLLAMFIVFGRQIVGGIMQGAVKG, encoded by the coding sequence ATGACCACAGACAGCATCCCGGTCCGGACGGCGGACGCACGCCCCGGGACCGCACAGAAGAAGCCGGGCAAGGGCACCGCGCCCCGCGGCCGCAACCGCATGCTGTTCCGGCACCCGGGCGCCGGACGCCAGCACCACGCGGGTCCCGTCGCCTACATCCTGCTGGGGATCGCGGCGTTGTTCTCGCTCTTCCCGCTGTACTGGACGATGGTGGCGGCGTCGACCGACAACACGCGCGTGACCCAGACGCCCCCGCCGTTCCTGCCCGGACCGCACCTCCTGGACAACCTCGGCAAGGCCTGGCAGGACGCCGCGCTCGGCAAGGCCATGCTCAACAGCCTGATCGTGGCCGGCGTGATCGCCCTGTCCACCGTGCTGTTCGCCACCCTCGCCGGCTTCGCCTTCGCGAAACTGCGCTTCAAGGGCCGCAACGTCCTGCTCATGCTGGTGATCGGCACGATGCTGGTACCGCCGCAGCTCGGCGTCGTACCGCTGTTCATGATGATGACGGAGCTGGGCTGGGGCCAGAAGCTGCCCGCCGTCATCTTCCCCACGCTCGTCAGCGCCGTCGGCGTGTTCTTCATGCGGCAGTACCTCACCGAGGCGCTGCCCGACGAACTCATCGAGGCGGGCCGGGTGGACGGTGCGCACTCCCTGCGCATCTTCTGGAGCATCGTCCTGCCGATCGCCCGGCCGCCCATGGCCGTGCTGTTCATGATCACGTTCGTGCACGCCTGGAACGACTTCTTCTGGCCGTTCATCGTGCTCGACATGACCAACCCGACGGTGCCCGTCGCCCTCACCCAGCTCAGCGCGGGATATGTGCGCGACCAGTCGCTGATCATGGCGGGCGCCCTGCTCGGCACGCTCCCGCTGCTCGCCATGTTCATCGTCTTCGGCCGTCAGATCGTCGGCGGCATCATGCAGGGAGCGGTCAAGGGATGA
- a CDS encoding carbohydrate ABC transporter permease — MAISTSTSPDGAPAAAPPDGTGTGAERQRRRTLLHRLDLHGAPYAFVAPFFVVFAAFSFYPLIYTSWISLHRVELSTLNVMEWVGFDNYTALWEDDRFWNALLNTITIGVLSTVPQLMMALGLAHLLNYQLRGSTFFRVAALTPYATSVGAAALVFTMLFERDFGMINWMLSLVGIDNIDFENNKWAAQTAISTIVIWRWTGYNALLYLAAMQAIPRDRYEAAAIDGASRWQQFLKVTVPGIRATIVFTIVLSTIGATQLFGEPLIFGQGPNGITGGADNQYQTLGLLLYEEGWKNYQMGRAATVAWAMFLLLIVVFAVQQVVKRVLARRA, encoded by the coding sequence GTGGCCATCTCCACCTCGACATCCCCAGACGGTGCGCCCGCCGCCGCCCCGCCGGACGGGACCGGCACCGGCGCGGAGCGCCAGCGCCGCCGCACGCTGCTGCACCGGCTCGACCTGCACGGCGCCCCGTACGCCTTCGTCGCCCCGTTCTTCGTCGTCTTCGCCGCCTTCAGCTTCTACCCGCTGATCTACACCTCGTGGATCTCCCTGCACCGCGTGGAACTGTCCACCCTGAACGTCATGGAGTGGGTCGGCTTCGACAACTACACGGCCCTGTGGGAGGACGACCGCTTCTGGAACGCGCTGCTCAACACCATCACCATCGGCGTGCTGTCGACCGTGCCGCAGCTGATGATGGCGCTCGGACTCGCGCACCTGCTCAACTACCAGCTGCGCGGCTCCACGTTCTTCCGCGTCGCCGCCCTGACGCCGTACGCCACGTCGGTGGGCGCCGCGGCCCTCGTCTTCACGATGCTCTTCGAGCGCGACTTCGGCATGATCAACTGGATGCTGAGCCTGGTCGGCATCGACAACATCGACTTCGAGAACAACAAGTGGGCCGCGCAGACGGCCATCTCCACGATCGTCATCTGGCGCTGGACCGGCTACAACGCCCTGCTCTACCTCGCCGCGATGCAGGCCATCCCGCGTGACCGCTACGAAGCCGCGGCCATCGACGGCGCCTCGCGCTGGCAGCAGTTCCTGAAGGTCACCGTCCCCGGCATCCGCGCCACCATCGTGTTCACCATCGTCCTGTCCACGATCGGCGCCACCCAGCTCTTCGGTGAACCCCTGATCTTCGGCCAGGGCCCGAACGGCATCACCGGGGGAGCGGACAACCAGTACCAGACGCTGGGACTGCTGCTGTACGAGGAGGGCTGGAAGAACTACCAGATGGGCCGGGCCGCCACGGTCGCCTGGGCGATGTTCCTGCTGCTCATCGTCGTGTTCGCCGTCCAGCAAGTCGTCAAGCGCGTCCTGGCGCGCAGGGCCTGA